A region of Ignavibacteriota bacterium DNA encodes the following proteins:
- the yihA gene encoding ribosome biogenesis GTP-binding protein YihA/YsxC — MQPMNAEFILGSAEISQFPEINLPEIAFSGRSNVGKSSLLNSIVLRKNLAYISSAPGKTQQINFFNVEGRWVFADLPGFGYATTGKENREKWKKLNFQYLESRKNLKLVAALIDSRHDPMNTDLALIEWYEENQKDFIIILTKCDKIKPGAISTRQKQIEHLVSQCKHCREVLPYSSQTSLGRNQLIGILKKITL, encoded by the coding sequence ATGCAACCGATGAATGCTGAATTCATATTAGGGAGTGCCGAAATATCGCAGTTCCCTGAAATAAATCTTCCTGAAATTGCTTTTAGCGGCAGGTCGAATGTTGGTAAATCATCATTATTAAATAGTATTGTACTTAGAAAAAATCTTGCTTATATTAGTTCAGCTCCCGGAAAGACTCAGCAGATAAATTTTTTCAACGTTGAAGGTCGTTGGGTTTTTGCAGACTTACCCGGATTTGGCTATGCAACTACGGGCAAAGAAAACAGAGAAAAGTGGAAAAAATTAAATTTTCAATATCTCGAAAGCAGAAAAAACTTGAAATTGGTTGCTGCTTTAATTGACAGTCGCCACGATCCAATGAACACTGACCTTGCTTTAATCGAATGGTATGAGGAGAATCAAAAGGATTTCATTATTATTTTGACCAAATGCGATAAAATTAAACCCGGTGCAATTTCAACAAGACAAAAGCAAATCGAACATCTTGTTTCACAATGTAAACATTGCCGAGAAGTGCTGCCATATTCATCACAAACAAGTCTTGGAAGAAATCAGCTAATCGGAATACTTAAGAAAATCACTTTATAG
- a CDS encoding DEAD/DEAH box helicase: MTFQEAGINPELIRAISELDFEKAMPVQEKVIPAVLNTESDIIALAQTGTGKTAAFGLPLIQLSNSKSNKTQTLILSPTRELCIQIANDLMDYAKYLPDIKIVPVYGGASIETQLRAMKSGAQIVVATPGRLIDLMERKAVKLNDVEFVVLDEADEMLNMGFTESIKSILSAVPKERRTFLFSATMPPEIANIAKKYMSKPMEITVGAKNSGADNIKHICYTVHAKDKYETLKRVADYYPDIYGIVFCRTRIETQEIADKLISDGYNAEPLHGDMSQPMRDTVMSKFRNKTVQLLVATDVAARGIDVDNLTHVINYNLPEDVDAYNHRSGRTGRAGKAGISIAITNLKEKYKVKQIESKIGKQFNRENVPTGKEVCEKQLFHLIDRIEHIEIEHSGIEPYLPIIYKKLGWLDKEDLIKRLVSVEFNRFLQYYKDSGDLNVPEYQERESKGGKKKSSSKDSSRDMMSFTDLFINVGKSENFTPGKLIELLNKANRGTKFKVGRIDITKSFTVFGVETDVADVIIHSMNGMKYENRKLVVKFDGGNSKSSGSSDKKSRRKK; this comes from the coding sequence ATGACATTCCAGGAAGCGGGTATAAATCCCGAACTTATTAGGGCAATATCAGAACTTGACTTCGAAAAAGCAATGCCCGTGCAGGAAAAAGTAATTCCTGCGGTTCTAAATACCGAATCAGATATCATAGCACTTGCACAAACCGGCACCGGTAAAACAGCAGCCTTCGGTCTTCCCCTGATTCAGCTCTCAAATAGTAAATCAAATAAAACTCAAACGCTGATTCTTAGCCCAACTCGCGAGCTTTGTATCCAAATTGCAAATGATTTAATGGATTACGCCAAGTATTTACCTGATATTAAAATAGTACCTGTATATGGTGGTGCAAGTATAGAAACTCAGTTAAGAGCTATGAAAAGCGGAGCGCAGATTGTTGTAGCTACTCCGGGCAGACTTATTGATTTGATGGAAAGAAAAGCCGTTAAATTAAATGATGTCGAATTCGTAGTACTTGATGAAGCTGATGAAATGCTCAATATGGGTTTCACCGAAAGCATCAAATCTATTCTCTCAGCAGTACCTAAGGAAAGACGCACTTTTCTGTTTTCTGCTACAATGCCGCCTGAAATTGCCAACATAGCTAAAAAATATATGAGCAAACCTATGGAAATTACTGTAGGTGCAAAAAACTCCGGCGCTGATAACATCAAGCATATTTGCTATACTGTGCATGCTAAAGATAAATACGAAACCCTAAAACGTGTTGCCGATTATTATCCCGACATCTATGGTATTGTATTTTGCAGAACAAGAATCGAAACTCAGGAAATTGCAGATAAATTGATTTCAGACGGATACAATGCAGAACCGCTTCACGGAGATATGTCACAGCCGATGCGGGACACAGTAATGTCTAAATTCAGGAATAAAACTGTTCAACTTCTGGTCGCAACAGATGTTGCTGCAAGAGGTATTGATGTTGATAACTTGACTCATGTCATCAATTATAATTTACCTGAAGATGTTGACGCCTACAATCACCGTAGTGGTAGAACAGGCAGAGCAGGGAAAGCCGGTATTTCAATTGCTATAACAAACCTGAAGGAAAAGTATAAAGTAAAACAAATCGAAAGTAAAATTGGTAAACAATTTAACCGTGAAAATGTTCCTACAGGCAAAGAAGTTTGCGAGAAGCAGTTATTCCATTTGATTGACAGAATAGAACATATCGAAATTGAACATAGCGGAATTGAACCTTACTTACCAATAATTTATAAAAAATTAGGTTGGCTGGATAAGGAAGATTTAATCAAACGTCTTGTTTCTGTAGAATTCAACAGATTTTTGCAGTATTATAAGGATTCAGGCGACTTGAATGTTCCTGAATATCAGGAACGTGAAAGTAAGGGTGGTAAGAAAAAATCTTCCAGTAAAGATTCTTCCCGTGATATGATGTCATTCACCGATTTGTTTATTAATGTAGGTAAAAGTGAAAACTTTACTCCCGGTAAATTGATTGAACTTTTGAATAAAGCCAACAGAGGCACAAAATTTAAAGTCGGAAGAATTGATATTACAAAAAGCTTCACTGTTTTTGGTGTGGAAACCGATGTAGCTGATGTTATTATTCATTCAATGAATGGAATGAAATACGAAAACCGTAAATTAGTTGTTAAGTTTGACGGTGGTAATAGCAAGTCGAGTGGCAGTTCTGATAAAAAAAGCAGAAGAAAAAAGTAA
- a CDS encoding SIS domain-containing protein, which translates to MSNFQSKIKDTINLSISTKQDLLNQCSAEIENIGYKLAESIKNGGKIMFCGNGGSAADSQHLAAELVVRLRSHVNRPALPGIALTVDPSILTAGGNDIGFENIFARTVEAYGKSGDVLIGISTSGNSGNVMNAMTQAKEMGILCIGLLGAGGGKLLGMCDYSVVVPSNVTARVQESHILIGHIWCEMIEEILFPEYF; encoded by the coding sequence ATGTCAAATTTTCAATCAAAAATCAAAGATACGATCAATCTATCTATTAGTACAAAACAAGATTTACTCAATCAATGTTCTGCAGAAATTGAGAATATAGGCTATAAACTTGCCGAATCCATTAAAAACGGCGGAAAAATCATGTTTTGTGGAAACGGTGGCAGTGCTGCAGATTCACAGCACCTGGCGGCTGAACTTGTTGTAAGGCTAAGAAGCCACGTAAATCGTCCTGCTCTTCCCGGAATAGCTCTAACAGTTGACCCCTCAATATTGACAGCAGGAGGTAATGATATTGGATTTGAAAATATTTTTGCAAGAACAGTTGAAGCTTACGGAAAAAGCGGCGATGTACTGATTGGCATTTCAACAAGTGGAAATTCAGGAAATGTAATGAATGCTATGACACAGGCAAAAGAGATGGGAATTTTATGCATTGGGTTACTTGGAGCAGGTGGAGGTAAATTACTCGGAATGTGTGATTACTCGGTTGTTGTTCCAAGCAATGTAACTGCAAGAGTGCAAGAAAGTCATATTTTGATAGGTCATATTTGGTGCGAAATGATTGAAGAAATACTTTTTCCTGAATATTTTTAA
- the gcvH gene encoding glycine cleavage system protein GcvH, with amino-acid sequence MNFPNDLKYTEDHEWVRVNGNIAEVGVTDHAQGELGDIVYIDIPDSEAEVSQNDTFGTIEAVKTVADMFAPVSGKIVDVNNALNNAPETVNQDPYGAGWIVKIEMSNLSELDNLMDADAYKAKLGH; translated from the coding sequence ATGAATTTTCCAAATGATCTAAAGTACACAGAAGACCACGAGTGGGTCAGAGTAAATGGCAATATCGCAGAAGTTGGTGTAACAGACCACGCACAAGGCGAATTAGGCGATATAGTTTATATTGATATACCTGATTCTGAAGCAGAAGTATCTCAAAACGATACATTCGGTACAATTGAAGCAGTTAAAACTGTTGCTGATATGTTTGCACCTGTTTCAGGTAAAATTGTTGATGTCAATAACGCACTCAACAACGCCCCTGAAACTGTTAACCAAGACCCTTATGGTGCCGGCTGGATTGTTAAAATTGAGATGAGCAATTTATCAGAGCTTGATAATCTTATGGATGCTGACGCTTACAAAGCAAAGCTCGGTCATTAA